The genome window GGGTCTGCCGGACCAGGTCGTTGCTGAAGTACGGGAAGGCCTGCCAGACCAGCGCCGCCGCGCCGGACACCAGCGGCGCCGCGTACGAGGTGCCGCTGCCGTAGTAGTAACCGGGATTGCTGGTGGAGGTGGTCGCCTTGGGATCGACGAACACCTCGGTGCCGGGCGCGACCAGGCAGTAGCGCATCGCCGCGCCGCAGGCGTTGGAGTACGAGGCCAGTTGCGTGCCGGTGCTGGAATCGACCGCGGCCACCACCAGCCAGCCGCGCTCCAGGTCCGCCGCCGGCAGCGTGCCGTTGGGGCCGGCCTTGCTGGGCAGCGAGGCGATGTCCGAGGGCGTGGACTTGGATTCGTTGCCGGCGGCGAACACCACCAGGCCACCGTTGCCGAGCACGAACGGGCGGTACTCGGCGGCGATGGCGTTGGTCGAATTCAGGTCGGTCCAGTAGATGCCGCCCCAGGAATTGTTCATCACCTTGACCCCGGCGTTGATCAGGTCCTGGTGCACCTGGGTCAGGCCCAGTCCGCCACTGACCTGGTTGCCGCTGCCGCTGCCGTCGTCCTTGGGCGGGGTATCGGCAATGATGCGCGCGGACACGATCTGCGCGCCCGGGGCGATGCCGCCCGGCCACTGCCCGACCGACTTGCCCGCCGCCAGCTGCGCCACGGTGGTGCCGTGGCCGTCGACGTCGTCGACTGCGGTGTTGTTCTGGCTCGGATCGACGTAGATCAGGTTCGACACCACTCGCCCGGCCAGGGCCGGATGGTTGCGGTTGACGCCGGTGTCGACCACGCCGATGCGGAAGCCGCTGCCGTCGTAGCCGGCGGAGTGCGCGGCCAGCGTATTGGTCAGGGTCAGGTGCGCGTCGAAGGCCGGCTGGGGCGGCGGCGGCGAGGTCGGAGGCGACGTCGGCGGCGGCGGCGGCGGAGGCGGCGGAGGCGGCGGTGGTGGGGGAGGCGGAGGCGGCGAGGTCGGCGGCGGACTGCCGTGGACCAGATTGCCGCCACCGCCACCGCCGCCTCCGCAGGACGTCAGCGCAACCGCCACAGCGGCCGCCAGCAGCGACCGCGCCATCAATGTCCGCATGGTGTTCCCCTCTCAATGCTGTCTTCCGGCCATACACGCCGGTACTGCCCCCGTTAGCGGCCGCCGACGACGGCGCTGAACTTGGGCAAATTTACACCGGAATGCAGACCACAGGACCGCCCCGGCGGTTGACGCGATTGGCAGAACCGGCGCTGCGGCCGATAATCGACGCACATCTTCCGTAAAGGTTTGCCATGACCGAGATCGTCATCGCCGCGGCCAAGCGCACCGCCATGGGCGCGTTCCTGGGCCAGTTCAACGGCGTGCCCACGCCAACGCTCGGCGCTGCGGCCATCCGCGCCGCGCTGGAGCAGTCCGGCATCCCCGCCGCCGACGTTTCCGAAGTCATCATGGGCTGCGTGCTGCCGGCCAACCTCGGCCAGGCCCCGGCGCGCCAGGCCGCGCGCGCGGCCGGCGTGCCCGACGCCACCGGCGCCACCACCATCAACAAGGTCTGCGGTTCGGGCATGAAGGCCGTAATGCTGGGCCACGACCTGATCAAGGCCGGTTCGGCCAGCATCGTCGTCGCCGGCGGCATGGAATCGATGAGCAACGCGCCGCACCTGCTGCCTAACTCGCGCACCGGCAACCGCTACGGCAATTTCCAGGCGGTCGACCACATGGCCTGGGACGGCCTGACCAATCCCGACGACGGCCAGGCGATGGGCGTGTTCGGCGAGGCCACCGCGGAGAAGTTCGGCTTCAGCCGCCAGGACCAGGATGCGTTCGCGATCGAATCGGTGAACCGCGCGCAGGCCGCACAGCGCGATGGCGCCTTCGCTGCGGAAATCGTCCCGGTCGCCGTGGCCACCCGCAAGGGCGAAGTGCAGGTCGATAGCGACGAGCAGCCGGGCAAGTCCGACGTGACCAAGATCCCGACGCTGAAGCCGGCGTTCAAGAAGGACGGCACGGTCACCGCGGCCAGCTCCTCGAGCATCTCCGACGGCGCCGCCGCGCTGGTACTGCTGGGCGCCGACGAGGCCGCACGCCGCGGCGTCGCGCCGCTGGCGCGGATCGTCGGCCACGCGACGTTCTCGCAGGCGCCGGAATGGTTCACCACCGCGCCGGTCGGCGCGATCCGCAAGCTGCTCGACCAGGTCGGTTGGAGCCTGGACCAGGTCGACCTGTTCGAGATCAACGAAGCCTTCGCCGTGGTGGCGATGGTTCCGATCAAGGAACTGGGCCTGGACCACGCCAAGGTCAACGTCCACGGCGGCGCCTGCGCGCTCGGCCATCCGATCGGCGCCTCCGGTGCGCGACTGCTGGTGACATTGCTAAATGCGTTGCGCAGCCGTGGCGGCCGCCGCGGAATCGCCACCCTGTGCATCGGCGGTGGTGAAGCGACAGCGGTCGCCATCGAATTGATTTGATTGGCATTAACCCCTGAAACACAAAAATGAATGCGCGTGCGCTTGACAGCCGACTTTGGCTTGTCATCATGTTGAGGGCGCGCATTCGCGCGTTGCCTAACTAAACGACGAGGATAGACACAATGAGCATCAACAAGCTGCTGATCGCAATGGCCCTGGGCCTGGCCCTGGCCGCGTGCTCGAAGCAGGAGCAGGCCCAGGACGCCGCCGCTTCGGCTAACGAAGCCGCCACCGACGCGCAGGCTGCTGCCGACCAGTCGGCTGCCGCCGGCGCCCAGACCGCCGACGCCGCTCAGGCCGCTGCCGACACCGCCGCGACCGCCGCCAACACCGCTGCCGACGCTTCGGCCGCTGCTGCCGCTGCCCCGACCGATGCCGCTGCCGACAAGGCTGCCGACACCGCCAAGGCTGCGGAAGACACCGCCGACAAGGCGAAGGACGCCGCCCAGGAAGCCAAGAAGTAATCACTTCTCGCTTCAGGCAGTCCCGAAAGAGCCGCTGGTCCGCCAGCGGCTTTTTCTTTGCCTGATGTTTGCCGATGAGCGCCGCGACCGCACCACCGTCTTGAGTTTCCGAGCGTGGACAATGAAGTCCACGCATGGCCCCCGCGGCGCTGCCACGGCAGGCATCCGCCCACGGCATGGCACCGCAAGCGCGCCTGCCCGGCATGACGACGCGCCATGCCATTGCCTCGCTTCCGCGCTCGCCGCATGCAGACCTTCACGCATGACCTGGACGACGCATCGCCACTGCCGGCAGCGACCACGCAACCGGCCAAACGCCAGCCGCGCACGCCGCGCCCGGAGACGCATCGC of Xanthomonas sacchari contains these proteins:
- a CDS encoding thiolase family protein, with translation MTEIVIAAAKRTAMGAFLGQFNGVPTPTLGAAAIRAALEQSGIPAADVSEVIMGCVLPANLGQAPARQAARAAGVPDATGATTINKVCGSGMKAVMLGHDLIKAGSASIVVAGGMESMSNAPHLLPNSRTGNRYGNFQAVDHMAWDGLTNPDDGQAMGVFGEATAEKFGFSRQDQDAFAIESVNRAQAAQRDGAFAAEIVPVAVATRKGEVQVDSDEQPGKSDVTKIPTLKPAFKKDGTVTAASSSSISDGAAALVLLGADEAARRGVAPLARIVGHATFSQAPEWFTTAPVGAIRKLLDQVGWSLDQVDLFEINEAFAVVAMVPIKELGLDHAKVNVHGGACALGHPIGASGARLLVTLLNALRSRGGRRGIATLCIGGGEATAVAIELI